One window of Athalia rosae chromosome 4, iyAthRosa1.1, whole genome shotgun sequence genomic DNA carries:
- the LOC105692710 gene encoding 26S proteasome regulatory subunit 7, producing MPDHLGDDMRKVKPEKEKEEKEIKSLDEGDIALLKTYGQGQYTKSIKVVEEDIQTIIKRVNELTGIKESDTGLAPPALWDLAADKQTLQNEQPLQVARCTKIINADSDDPKYIINVKQFAKFVVDLADSVAPTDIEEGMRVGVDRNKYQIHIPLPPKIDPTVTMMQVEEKPDVTYSDVGGCKEQIEKLREVVETPLLHPEKFVNLGIEPPKGVLLFGPPGTGKTLCARAVANRTDACFIRVIGSELVQKYVGEGARMVRELFEMARSKKACLIFFDEIDAIGGARFDDGAGGDNEVQRTMLELINQLDGFDPRGNIKVLMATNRPDTLDPALMRPGRLDRKVEFGLPDLEGRTHIFKIHARSMSVERNIRFELLARLCPNSTGAEIRSVCTEAGMFAIRARRKVATEKDFLEAIHKVIKSYAKFSATPRYMTYN from the exons ATGCCGGACCACTTAGGAGATGATATGCGAAAAGTGAAAcccgaaaaagagaaggaagaaaaggaaataaaat cTCTCGATGAAGGAGATATTGCCCTTCTAAAAACCTAT GGCCAGGGCCAGTACACAAAGAGCATAAAGGTTGTTGAAGAAGACATCCAGACAATTATTAAACGTGTCAATGAATTGACCGGAATCAAAGAGTCTGATACGGGTCTTGCGCCACCTGCACTATGGGATTTAGCGGCAGATAAACAAACTTTGCAGAATGAGCAGCCCCTTCAAGTAGCACGGTGTACTAAAATCATAAATGCAGATTCCGATGACCCAAAGTACATAATAAATGTCAAGCAGTTTGCTAAGTTCGTCGTAGACCTGGCTGACTCTGTGGCTCCCACTGATATAGAAGAGGGAATGAGAGTCGGGGTCGATCGTAACAAATATCAAATCCACATACCATTACCACCAAAAATTGATCCAACTGTGACTATGATgcaagttgaagaaaaacctGATGTCACATATAGCGATGTTGGAGGATGCAAAGAGCAGATTGAAAAACTCAGAGAAGTCGTAGAAACTCCCCTTTTACAT ccggaaaaatttgtcaaccTAGGAATCGAGCCCCCAAAAGGTGTCCTTTTATTCGGGCCACCTGGTACAGGAAAAACTCTCTGTGCTCGAGCTGTAGCCAACAGAACAGATGCATGCTTCATCCGTGTTATCGGCTCTGAATTAGTCCAAAAATACGTAGGAGAG GGTGCCAGGATGGTCAGAGAGCTATTTGAAATGGCTCGAAGTAAGAAGGCATGCCTTATTTTCTTTGACGAGATTGACGCCATTGGTGGTGCACGGTTTGACGATGGGGCTGGTGGTGATAACGAAGTACAGCGTACTATGTTGGAGTTGATCAATCAGCTTGACGG ctTTGACCCACGAGGTAACATCAAAGTTTTGATGGCAACTAACAGGCCTGATACCTTGGACCCAGCTCTGATGCGTCCCGGACGTCTGGATCGTAAAGTGGAATTCGGTTTACCGGATTTGGAGGGCCGAACCcatatatttaaaattcacGCGCGATCCATGAGCGTGGAACGGAATATTCGATTTGAATTACTAGCTCGCTTGTGCCCGAATAGTACAGGAGCGGAAATTCGTTCAGTTTGTACAGAGGCAGGCATGTTCGCCATTAGAGCTCGTCGTAAAGTCGCAACTGAAAAGGACTTCCTCGAAGCTATCCATAAAGTAATTAAGTCTTACGCTAAATTCTCAGCTACCCCAAGGTACATGACTTACAACTAA